The proteins below come from a single Mya arenaria isolate MELC-2E11 chromosome 6, ASM2691426v1 genomic window:
- the LOC128237361 gene encoding anoctamin-1-like isoform X7, whose product MDTLELVHHGEEGIQQADDGASSVSPDPSGQGGFGRKIKGRNLFFTDGEKRVDYVLVWEVPEKEDEKSARAQSARENFEKNLVEEGLQLEYDNESEENVKFVKVHAPYEVLTRYAEILKIKMKMKKTIIAEDIRQKYSKWEESVEMNPVKAVSTTLWNSVLKVKDVCLSPFKLDETLLPEITKEPSLVYSRDKEYLFDIPERRELFFNNSERSRIVDFILRRKAFGEDKNEAFTFGIKKMLSDEYYTAAYPLHEGHWKAGSAMNTRKLLYENWAHWKKGFKMQPLEYIRNYYGSQIAMYFAWLGFYTQFLIPPSILGLAIFLYGIIYMDDSYPSKEICDPSLNMTMCPLCDYKCGYWKLNASCGDSTYSRMFDNNATVFFAIFMALWGTLFLEFWKRKQSVIQYNWDLVEFVKEEEPPRPEYLARLANYPRMKVNPITGMKEPHLPFFRRRLPIFMLSYGFMLFTMAIAIGGVVGVIAYRVSTLAALQLLESKEQTNGTLAETQHLITENASIITTITAACINLILIIILNMIYSRVAVWLTDFECLRTQSLYDNSINIKLFSLQFVNYYSSIIYIAFFKGRLVGRPGMYNMAFGARQEECGAGGCLIELCLQLAIIMAGKQIIQNNLLEIVLPKTIKFLKRMYRKKIMKETDEKKARMSAWEKDYQLAEHTSLYHEYLEMVLQFGFLTIFVAAFPLGPLCCLLNNIIEIRADALKFSTDLRRPLAERASDIGIWYEILYSISRLAIVSNAFIIALTSDFIPRLVYVYGYSEDKSMIGYTRWSLSQFNTSHFEPDKYVSGADMCWYKDFRYPPGHVDDAGQLNQYEYSDKHWHVLAARFAFVILFENLVVVLTSLVAYAIPDVPAKVKKQIRREAYVSSEIVIKTELDKARGKSVDDIVLGSLAARFKKGLSSGNGSELRKRTNEKTGEVQTVDETGVSVSNI is encoded by the exons ATGGATACGTTAGAGCTTGTTCATCATGGTGAAGAAGGGATCCAGCAGGCAG ATGATGGTGCAAGCAGTGTGTCTCCAGACCCCAGCGGCCAGGGTGGTTTCGGGAGGAAAATAAAG GGTCGTAACCTGTTTTTCACAGATGGGGAGAAGCGAGTGGACTATGTGCTGGTGTGGGAGGTACCGGAAAAAGAGGACGAGAAATCAGCGAGGGCCCAGAGTGCGcgggaaaactttgaaaaaaacctTGTGGAGGAGGGCCTCCAATTGGAGTATGACAATgag AGTGAAGAGAATGTAAAATTTGTGAAGGTACACGCTCCCTATGAGGTTCTCACAAGGTACGCCGAGATCCTCAAAATAAAGATGAAGATGAAGAAG ACAATCATCGCGGAAGACATTCGACAGAAGTACTCCAAGTGGGAG GAGTCGGTTGAAATG AATCCTGTGAAGGCTGTGAGCACGACCTTGTGGAACTCCGTCTTGAAGGTGAAAGACGTTTGTCTCTCCCCGTTCAAACTGGACGAAACCCTGCTGCCCGAGATTACGAAGGAACCATCACTCGTGTACTCCCGAGACAAGGAGTACTT GTTTGACATTCCGGAGCGACGTGAACTGTTCTTCAACAATTCTGAAAGATCGAGAATTGTTGACTTCATCCTGAGAAGGAAAGCTTTCGGAGAGGATAAAAATGAGGCATTTACATTTG GCATCAAGAAGATGTTATCAGACGAATATTACACTGCTGCCTACCCACTACACGAG GGTCACTGGAAAGCTGGGTCAGCTATGAACACCCGTAAACTGTTGTATGAGAACTGGGCCCATTGGAAAAAGGGCTTCAAGATGCAGCCCCTTGAATACATCAG GAACTACTACGGTTCCCAGATAGCCATGTACTTCGCCTGGCTTGGTTTCTACACCCAGTTCCTCATTCCCCCATCAATTCTCGGCCTCGCCATTTTCCTGTACGGCATCATCTACATGGACGACAGCTACCCAAG CAAGGAGATTTGTGATCCCTCCCTAAACATGACAATGTGCCCGCTGTGTGACTACAAGTGTGGCTACTGGAAGCTGAATGCCTCATGCGGAGACTCCACGTACTCCCGCATGTTTGATAACAACGCCACAGTGTTCTTTGCCATATTTATGGCCCTATGGG GTACACTGTTCCTGGAGTTCTGGAAGAGGAAGCAGTCTGTTATCCAGTACAACTGGGACCTTGTTGAGTTTGTCAAGGAAGAG GAGCCGCCGCGGCCTGAGTACCTGGCCAGGTTAGCCAACTACCCGCGTATGAAGGTGAACCCAATAACCGGCATGAAGGAGCCCCACCTGCCCTTCTTCAGGAGACGGTTACCCATCTTCATGCTCTCATATGGGTTCATGCTTTTCACT ATGGCGATTGCTATAGGAGGTGTAGTGGGAGTGATAGCGTACCGTGTGTCAACGCTGGCTGCCCTACAGCTGCTTGAGTCTAAAGAGCAAACTAATGGGACGCTCGCAGAGACTCAGCACCTTATAACGGAGAATGCCagcatcatcaccaccatcacagCAGCGTGTATTAACCTGATTCTCATTATCATTCTGAACATG ATCTACTCACGTGTGGCGGTTTGGCTGACAGACTTTGAGTGCCTGCGGACCCAGAGTCTTTACGATAACAGCATCAACATCAAGCTGTTCTCACTCCAGTTTGTCAACTACTACTCTTCCATCATCTACATCGCTTTCTTCAAGGGCAG ACTTGTTGGCAGACCAGGGATGTACAACATGGCGTTTGGTGCCCGACAGGAAGAG TGCGGTGCAGGAGGATGCCTGATTGAGCTGTGTCTACAGCTGGCTATTATCATGGCTGGAAAACAGATCATTCAGAATAATCTCCTTGAAATTGTTCTGCC AAAGACCATCAAGTTCCTGAAGCGTATGTACCGTAAGAAGATTATGAAGGAGACAGATGAAAAGAAGGCACGTATGTCCGCCTGGGAGAAAGATTACCAGCTGGCCGAACACACCTCGCTCTATCATGAATACCTGGAAATGG TGCTACAGTTTGGTTTCCTCACCATATTCGTGGCTGCGTTCCCCCTGGGTCCCCTTTGTTGCTTGTTAAACAACATCATTGAAATTCGAGCAGATGCTCTCAAGTTCTCCACCGATCTGCGCAGGCCTCTCGCTGAGAGGGCTTCAGATATAG GTATCTGGTACGAGATTCTCTACTCGATATCCCGGCTAGCCATAGTCTCCAAT GCATTTATCATAGCGTTGACGTCGGACTTCATCCCACGGTTGGTGTATGTGTATGGGTACAGCGAGGACAAGTCCATGATTGGCTACACCAGGTGGTCACTGTCACAGTTCAACACGTCACACTTTGAACCGGACAAATATGTGTCGGGTGCTGACATGTGCTG GTACAAGGATTTCCGCTACCCTCCAGGTCATGTTGATGACGCAGGGCAACTGAACCAGTACGAGTATTCCGATAAACACTGGCACGTCCTTGCAGCTAGATTCGCTTTTGTCATCCTCTTTGAA AATTTAGTGGTTGTGCTGACAAGCCTTGTGGCATACGCGATCCCTGACGTCCCAGCGAAGGTGAAGAAGCAGATTCGACGAGAGGCGTACGTCTCCAGTGAGATTGTCATAAAGACCGAATTGGATAAGGCGAGGGGCAAAAGCGTTGACGACATTGTGCTGGGAAGCCTCGCTGCTAGGTTCAAGAAGGGTTTGAGCAGTGGTAACGGGTCGGAGTTACGTAAACGCACCAATGAAAAGACAGGGGAGGTTCAAACTGTGGATGAAACTGGTGTATCTGTGTCGAACATTTGA
- the LOC128237361 gene encoding anoctamin-1-like isoform X4, with the protein MPRGEGTQPLAEWSPGARTSYKQMMTFDDMDKLSLPSDDGASSVSPDPSGQGGFGRKIKGRNLFFTDGEKRVDYVLVWEVPEKEDEKSARAQSARENFEKNLVEEGLQLEYDNESEENVKFVKVHAPYEVLTRYAEILKIKMKMKKTIIAEDIRQKYSKWEESVEMNPVKAVSTTLWNSVLKVKDVCLSPFKLDETLLPEITKEPSLVYSRDKEYLFDIPERRELFFNNSERSRIVDFILRRKAFGEDKNEAFTFGIKKMLSDEYYTAAYPLHEGHWKAGSAMNTRKLLYENWAHWKKGFKMQPLEYIRNYYGSQIAMYFAWLGFYTQFLIPPSILGLAIFLYGIIYMDDSYPSKEICDPSLNMTMCPLCDYKCGYWKLNASCGDSTYSRMFDNNATVFFAIFMALWGTLFLEFWKRKQSVIQYNWDLVEFVKEEEPPRPEYLARLANYPRMKVNPITGMKEPHLPFFRRRLPIFMLSYGFMLFTMAIAIGGVVGVIAYRVSTLAALQLLESKEQTNGTLAETQHLITENASIITTITAACINLILIIILNMIYSRVAVWLTDFECLRTQSLYDNSINIKLFSLQFVNYYSSIIYIAFFKGRLVGRPGMYNMAFGARQEECGAGGCLIELCLQLAIIMAGKQIIQNNLLEIVLPKTIKFLKRMYRKKIMKETDEKKARMSAWEKDYQLAEHTSLYHEYLEMVLQFGFLTIFVAAFPLGPLCCLLNNIIEIRADALKFSTDLRRPLAERASDIGIWYEILYSISRLAIVSNAFIIALTSDFIPRLVYVYGYSEDKSMIGYTRWSLSQFNTSHFEPDKYVSGADMCWYKDFRYPPGHVDDAGQLNQYEYSDKHWHVLAARFAFVILFENLVVVLTSLVAYAIPDVPAKVKKQIRREAYVSSEIVIKTELDKARGKSVDDIVLGSLAARFKKGLSSGNGSELRKRTNEKTGEVQTVDETGVSVSNI; encoded by the exons ATGATGGTGCAAGCAGTGTGTCTCCAGACCCCAGCGGCCAGGGTGGTTTCGGGAGGAAAATAAAG GGTCGTAACCTGTTTTTCACAGATGGGGAGAAGCGAGTGGACTATGTGCTGGTGTGGGAGGTACCGGAAAAAGAGGACGAGAAATCAGCGAGGGCCCAGAGTGCGcgggaaaactttgaaaaaaacctTGTGGAGGAGGGCCTCCAATTGGAGTATGACAATgag AGTGAAGAGAATGTAAAATTTGTGAAGGTACACGCTCCCTATGAGGTTCTCACAAGGTACGCCGAGATCCTCAAAATAAAGATGAAGATGAAGAAG ACAATCATCGCGGAAGACATTCGACAGAAGTACTCCAAGTGGGAG GAGTCGGTTGAAATG AATCCTGTGAAGGCTGTGAGCACGACCTTGTGGAACTCCGTCTTGAAGGTGAAAGACGTTTGTCTCTCCCCGTTCAAACTGGACGAAACCCTGCTGCCCGAGATTACGAAGGAACCATCACTCGTGTACTCCCGAGACAAGGAGTACTT GTTTGACATTCCGGAGCGACGTGAACTGTTCTTCAACAATTCTGAAAGATCGAGAATTGTTGACTTCATCCTGAGAAGGAAAGCTTTCGGAGAGGATAAAAATGAGGCATTTACATTTG GCATCAAGAAGATGTTATCAGACGAATATTACACTGCTGCCTACCCACTACACGAG GGTCACTGGAAAGCTGGGTCAGCTATGAACACCCGTAAACTGTTGTATGAGAACTGGGCCCATTGGAAAAAGGGCTTCAAGATGCAGCCCCTTGAATACATCAG GAACTACTACGGTTCCCAGATAGCCATGTACTTCGCCTGGCTTGGTTTCTACACCCAGTTCCTCATTCCCCCATCAATTCTCGGCCTCGCCATTTTCCTGTACGGCATCATCTACATGGACGACAGCTACCCAAG CAAGGAGATTTGTGATCCCTCCCTAAACATGACAATGTGCCCGCTGTGTGACTACAAGTGTGGCTACTGGAAGCTGAATGCCTCATGCGGAGACTCCACGTACTCCCGCATGTTTGATAACAACGCCACAGTGTTCTTTGCCATATTTATGGCCCTATGGG GTACACTGTTCCTGGAGTTCTGGAAGAGGAAGCAGTCTGTTATCCAGTACAACTGGGACCTTGTTGAGTTTGTCAAGGAAGAG GAGCCGCCGCGGCCTGAGTACCTGGCCAGGTTAGCCAACTACCCGCGTATGAAGGTGAACCCAATAACCGGCATGAAGGAGCCCCACCTGCCCTTCTTCAGGAGACGGTTACCCATCTTCATGCTCTCATATGGGTTCATGCTTTTCACT ATGGCGATTGCTATAGGAGGTGTAGTGGGAGTGATAGCGTACCGTGTGTCAACGCTGGCTGCCCTACAGCTGCTTGAGTCTAAAGAGCAAACTAATGGGACGCTCGCAGAGACTCAGCACCTTATAACGGAGAATGCCagcatcatcaccaccatcacagCAGCGTGTATTAACCTGATTCTCATTATCATTCTGAACATG ATCTACTCACGTGTGGCGGTTTGGCTGACAGACTTTGAGTGCCTGCGGACCCAGAGTCTTTACGATAACAGCATCAACATCAAGCTGTTCTCACTCCAGTTTGTCAACTACTACTCTTCCATCATCTACATCGCTTTCTTCAAGGGCAG ACTTGTTGGCAGACCAGGGATGTACAACATGGCGTTTGGTGCCCGACAGGAAGAG TGCGGTGCAGGAGGATGCCTGATTGAGCTGTGTCTACAGCTGGCTATTATCATGGCTGGAAAACAGATCATTCAGAATAATCTCCTTGAAATTGTTCTGCC AAAGACCATCAAGTTCCTGAAGCGTATGTACCGTAAGAAGATTATGAAGGAGACAGATGAAAAGAAGGCACGTATGTCCGCCTGGGAGAAAGATTACCAGCTGGCCGAACACACCTCGCTCTATCATGAATACCTGGAAATGG TGCTACAGTTTGGTTTCCTCACCATATTCGTGGCTGCGTTCCCCCTGGGTCCCCTTTGTTGCTTGTTAAACAACATCATTGAAATTCGAGCAGATGCTCTCAAGTTCTCCACCGATCTGCGCAGGCCTCTCGCTGAGAGGGCTTCAGATATAG GTATCTGGTACGAGATTCTCTACTCGATATCCCGGCTAGCCATAGTCTCCAAT GCATTTATCATAGCGTTGACGTCGGACTTCATCCCACGGTTGGTGTATGTGTATGGGTACAGCGAGGACAAGTCCATGATTGGCTACACCAGGTGGTCACTGTCACAGTTCAACACGTCACACTTTGAACCGGACAAATATGTGTCGGGTGCTGACATGTGCTG GTACAAGGATTTCCGCTACCCTCCAGGTCATGTTGATGACGCAGGGCAACTGAACCAGTACGAGTATTCCGATAAACACTGGCACGTCCTTGCAGCTAGATTCGCTTTTGTCATCCTCTTTGAA AATTTAGTGGTTGTGCTGACAAGCCTTGTGGCATACGCGATCCCTGACGTCCCAGCGAAGGTGAAGAAGCAGATTCGACGAGAGGCGTACGTCTCCAGTGAGATTGTCATAAAGACCGAATTGGATAAGGCGAGGGGCAAAAGCGTTGACGACATTGTGCTGGGAAGCCTCGCTGCTAGGTTCAAGAAGGGTTTGAGCAGTGGTAACGGGTCGGAGTTACGTAAACGCACCAATGAAAAGACAGGGGAGGTTCAAACTGTGGATGAAACTGGTGTATCTGTGTCGAACATTTGA
- the LOC128237361 gene encoding anoctamin-1-like isoform X3, with translation MATEDKDVKLEMLKDQDDDVDVGSLTGPQFSSTGSLVFTDPYMDDGASSVSPDPSGQGGFGRKIKGRNLFFTDGEKRVDYVLVWEVPEKEDEKSARAQSARENFEKNLVEEGLQLEYDNESEENVKFVKVHAPYEVLTRYAEILKIKMKMKKTIIAEDIRQKYSKWENPVKAVSTTLWNSVLKVKDVCLSPFKLDETLLPEITKEPSLVYSRDKEYLFDIPERRELFFNNSERSRIVDFILRRKAFGEDKNEAFTFGIKKMLSDEYYTAAYPLHEGHWKAGSAMNTRKLLYENWAHWKKGFKMQPLEYIRNYYGSQIAMYFAWLGFYTQFLIPPSILGLAIFLYGIIYMDDSYPSKEICDPSLNMTMCPLCDYKCGYWKLNASCGDSTYSRMFDNNATVFFAIFMALWGTLFLEFWKRKQSVIQYNWDLVEFVKEEEPPRPEYLARLANYPRMKVNPITGMKEPHLPFFRRRLPIFMLSYGFMLFTMAIAIGGVVGVIAYRVSTLAALQLLESKEQTNGTLAETQHLITENASIITTITAACINLILIIILNMIYSRVAVWLTDFECLRTQSLYDNSINIKLFSLQFVNYYSSIIYIAFFKGRLVGRPGMYNMAFGARQEECGAGGCLIELCLQLAIIMAGKQIIQNNLLEIVLPKTIKFLKRMYRKKIMKETDEKKARMSAWEKDYQLAEHTSLYHEYLEMVLQFGFLTIFVAAFPLGPLCCLLNNIIEIRADALKFSTDLRRPLAERASDIGIWYEILYSISRLAIVSNAFIIALTSDFIPRLVYVYGYSEDKSMIGYTRWSLSQFNTSHFEPDKYVSGADMCWYKDFRYPPGHVDDAGQLNQYEYSDKHWHVLAARFAFVILFENLVVVLTSLVAYAIPDVPAKVKKQIRREAYVSSEIVIKTELDKARGKSVDDIVLGSLAARFKKGLSSGNGSELRKRTNEKTGEVQTVDETGVSVSNI, from the exons ATGATGGTGCAAGCAGTGTGTCTCCAGACCCCAGCGGCCAGGGTGGTTTCGGGAGGAAAATAAAG GGTCGTAACCTGTTTTTCACAGATGGGGAGAAGCGAGTGGACTATGTGCTGGTGTGGGAGGTACCGGAAAAAGAGGACGAGAAATCAGCGAGGGCCCAGAGTGCGcgggaaaactttgaaaaaaacctTGTGGAGGAGGGCCTCCAATTGGAGTATGACAATgag AGTGAAGAGAATGTAAAATTTGTGAAGGTACACGCTCCCTATGAGGTTCTCACAAGGTACGCCGAGATCCTCAAAATAAAGATGAAGATGAAGAAG ACAATCATCGCGGAAGACATTCGACAGAAGTACTCCAAGTGGGAG AATCCTGTGAAGGCTGTGAGCACGACCTTGTGGAACTCCGTCTTGAAGGTGAAAGACGTTTGTCTCTCCCCGTTCAAACTGGACGAAACCCTGCTGCCCGAGATTACGAAGGAACCATCACTCGTGTACTCCCGAGACAAGGAGTACTT GTTTGACATTCCGGAGCGACGTGAACTGTTCTTCAACAATTCTGAAAGATCGAGAATTGTTGACTTCATCCTGAGAAGGAAAGCTTTCGGAGAGGATAAAAATGAGGCATTTACATTTG GCATCAAGAAGATGTTATCAGACGAATATTACACTGCTGCCTACCCACTACACGAG GGTCACTGGAAAGCTGGGTCAGCTATGAACACCCGTAAACTGTTGTATGAGAACTGGGCCCATTGGAAAAAGGGCTTCAAGATGCAGCCCCTTGAATACATCAG GAACTACTACGGTTCCCAGATAGCCATGTACTTCGCCTGGCTTGGTTTCTACACCCAGTTCCTCATTCCCCCATCAATTCTCGGCCTCGCCATTTTCCTGTACGGCATCATCTACATGGACGACAGCTACCCAAG CAAGGAGATTTGTGATCCCTCCCTAAACATGACAATGTGCCCGCTGTGTGACTACAAGTGTGGCTACTGGAAGCTGAATGCCTCATGCGGAGACTCCACGTACTCCCGCATGTTTGATAACAACGCCACAGTGTTCTTTGCCATATTTATGGCCCTATGGG GTACACTGTTCCTGGAGTTCTGGAAGAGGAAGCAGTCTGTTATCCAGTACAACTGGGACCTTGTTGAGTTTGTCAAGGAAGAG GAGCCGCCGCGGCCTGAGTACCTGGCCAGGTTAGCCAACTACCCGCGTATGAAGGTGAACCCAATAACCGGCATGAAGGAGCCCCACCTGCCCTTCTTCAGGAGACGGTTACCCATCTTCATGCTCTCATATGGGTTCATGCTTTTCACT ATGGCGATTGCTATAGGAGGTGTAGTGGGAGTGATAGCGTACCGTGTGTCAACGCTGGCTGCCCTACAGCTGCTTGAGTCTAAAGAGCAAACTAATGGGACGCTCGCAGAGACTCAGCACCTTATAACGGAGAATGCCagcatcatcaccaccatcacagCAGCGTGTATTAACCTGATTCTCATTATCATTCTGAACATG ATCTACTCACGTGTGGCGGTTTGGCTGACAGACTTTGAGTGCCTGCGGACCCAGAGTCTTTACGATAACAGCATCAACATCAAGCTGTTCTCACTCCAGTTTGTCAACTACTACTCTTCCATCATCTACATCGCTTTCTTCAAGGGCAG ACTTGTTGGCAGACCAGGGATGTACAACATGGCGTTTGGTGCCCGACAGGAAGAG TGCGGTGCAGGAGGATGCCTGATTGAGCTGTGTCTACAGCTGGCTATTATCATGGCTGGAAAACAGATCATTCAGAATAATCTCCTTGAAATTGTTCTGCC AAAGACCATCAAGTTCCTGAAGCGTATGTACCGTAAGAAGATTATGAAGGAGACAGATGAAAAGAAGGCACGTATGTCCGCCTGGGAGAAAGATTACCAGCTGGCCGAACACACCTCGCTCTATCATGAATACCTGGAAATGG TGCTACAGTTTGGTTTCCTCACCATATTCGTGGCTGCGTTCCCCCTGGGTCCCCTTTGTTGCTTGTTAAACAACATCATTGAAATTCGAGCAGATGCTCTCAAGTTCTCCACCGATCTGCGCAGGCCTCTCGCTGAGAGGGCTTCAGATATAG GTATCTGGTACGAGATTCTCTACTCGATATCCCGGCTAGCCATAGTCTCCAAT GCATTTATCATAGCGTTGACGTCGGACTTCATCCCACGGTTGGTGTATGTGTATGGGTACAGCGAGGACAAGTCCATGATTGGCTACACCAGGTGGTCACTGTCACAGTTCAACACGTCACACTTTGAACCGGACAAATATGTGTCGGGTGCTGACATGTGCTG GTACAAGGATTTCCGCTACCCTCCAGGTCATGTTGATGACGCAGGGCAACTGAACCAGTACGAGTATTCCGATAAACACTGGCACGTCCTTGCAGCTAGATTCGCTTTTGTCATCCTCTTTGAA AATTTAGTGGTTGTGCTGACAAGCCTTGTGGCATACGCGATCCCTGACGTCCCAGCGAAGGTGAAGAAGCAGATTCGACGAGAGGCGTACGTCTCCAGTGAGATTGTCATAAAGACCGAATTGGATAAGGCGAGGGGCAAAAGCGTTGACGACATTGTGCTGGGAAGCCTCGCTGCTAGGTTCAAGAAGGGTTTGAGCAGTGGTAACGGGTCGGAGTTACGTAAACGCACCAATGAAAAGACAGGGGAGGTTCAAACTGTGGATGAAACTGGTGTATCTGTGTCGAACATTTGA